From a region of the Candidatus Pantoea bituminis genome:
- a CDS encoding helix-turn-helix transcriptional regulator yields MKNRASKILFYSSDRLAAVGIHHTLAALFPQWQAHEVWSFSDILTQCELRQPRMIVCIFHENMPLAGTFNVLFQLQHAFPALPVLVMTRRLIPVLRSMSCFLPTLEIMDLKVSHSVLRQQLTYRINGGEERKGMRDRAEIILPDRQLRILLMMAWNCSIEHIGKELSLNYKTVSAYKLNALKKLKINTKNDLADLFMVIDELRMIVNAIKISDADKWQEVNFQKKKRAD; encoded by the coding sequence ATGAAAAACCGCGCATCCAAGATTCTCTTTTACTCTTCTGATCGGCTGGCAGCTGTAGGTATTCATCATACGCTAGCGGCACTTTTTCCGCAGTGGCAAGCGCACGAAGTCTGGTCTTTTAGCGACATTTTAACGCAGTGCGAACTGCGCCAACCTCGGATGATCGTCTGCATATTTCATGAAAATATGCCGTTGGCAGGTACCTTTAATGTTCTCTTTCAATTACAGCATGCTTTTCCCGCTTTACCTGTATTGGTAATGACGCGCCGCCTCATACCCGTATTACGGTCAATGAGCTGCTTTTTACCTACCCTGGAAATTATGGATCTGAAAGTTTCTCATTCTGTATTACGCCAGCAGCTGACATATAGAATAAATGGCGGAGAAGAACGCAAAGGGATGAGGGATCGCGCGGAAATTATTTTGCCAGACCGGCAGTTGCGTATTCTGCTGATGATGGCATGGAATTGCAGTATCGAGCACATCGGCAAAGAACTCAGTCTTAATTATAAAACCGTGAGTGCCTACAAACTAAATGCATTAAAAAAACTGAAAATTAATACCAAAAATGATTTGGCAGACTTGTTCATGGTCATTGATGAATTGAGGATGATAGTCAATGCAATCAAAATAAGCGATGCAGATAAATGGCAGGAAGTGAATTTTCAAAAGAAAAAGCGTGCTGATTAA